The Flavobacterium faecale genome has a segment encoding these proteins:
- a CDS encoding DUF4133 domain-containing protein, with product MGNSVYRINKGINKSIEFKGLKAQYIWYFGGGIVVLMILFSMMYFIGLPSFISLGIIGIAGTVMAVKIYKMSHKYGEHGMMKELAKRQLPTVVKTQSRRIYKMRMLQ from the coding sequence ATGGGAAATAGCGTCTATCGTATAAATAAAGGAATTAATAAGAGTATCGAGTTTAAAGGATTAAAAGCGCAGTACATCTGGTATTTTGGAGGAGGAATAGTAGTGTTAATGATTCTTTTTTCGATGATGTATTTTATCGGGTTACCCTCTTTTATCTCGTTGGGAATTATTGGTATAGCAGGAACGGTGATGGCTGTAAAGATTTATAAAATGAGCCACAAATACGGAGAACACGGAATGATGAAAGAGCTAGCGAAAAGACAATTACCTACGGTAGTTAAGACTCAAAGTAGAAGGATTTACAAAATGCGAATGCTGCAGTGA
- a CDS encoding DUF4134 domain-containing protein, which yields MNKCKLNLEGLSRQKIIIGVCVVVLLLFSSHGYGQDGVAGINEANQKVRSYFDAGTELMYAVGALLGLIGAVKVYQKWNAGDPDTGKVAAAWFGSCVFLVVVATVIKSFFGV from the coding sequence ATGAATAAGTGCAAATTGAATTTAGAAGGATTGAGTCGGCAAAAAATAATTATTGGAGTTTGCGTTGTGGTATTGCTGTTATTTAGCTCTCACGGCTATGGTCAGGATGGTGTTGCTGGTATCAACGAAGCGAATCAGAAGGTTCGGAGTTATTTTGATGCTGGTACGGAATTAATGTATGCAGTAGGGGCGTTGCTTGGACTAATTGGAGCAGTTAAGGTCTATCAAAAATGGAATGCAGGTGATCCTGATACCGGAAAAGTAGCAGCGGCATGGTTTGGTAGCTGCGTATTTCTAGTTGTTGTTGCTACCGTAATCAAATCCTTTTTTGGAGTTTAA
- a CDS encoding helix-turn-helix domain-containing protein: protein MIMTLLHIDLNELPVKGLDVQILNECTIKKVGHKAFLISNTAVLLIKSGSLRISFRDVFLELFAHDLVVLSKGGALVILETDPQLKLFYLSFSTAFAIENCNKQALLNAFYFLSGKSIGKVSLDLKSYLVVSLIYKLMYQVNSDKAIRHVATELQRISFNLFLYELRCIYGYFVSDYHLSFTRNENLTIQFLNILAIHFKEQHRVQFYAGVLYVTAGYLNKVVKQTAGKPVKRILEETLIMEAKNRLDDDQITINRLSEELGFNSPSSFSTFFKKHVGIAPSVYRSSLSK from the coding sequence ATGATAATGACTTTACTACATATCGATTTAAATGAACTTCCTGTTAAAGGCTTAGATGTTCAAATTCTAAACGAATGTACGATTAAAAAAGTGGGGCATAAAGCTTTCCTTATAAGTAATACGGCTGTACTACTTATAAAATCAGGCAGCCTAAGAATTTCTTTTCGTGACGTTTTTTTGGAGTTATTTGCTCATGATTTAGTGGTACTTTCTAAAGGGGGGGCTTTAGTCATTTTAGAGACGGATCCTCAGCTAAAACTGTTCTACCTTTCGTTCAGTACAGCCTTTGCGATAGAAAATTGTAATAAGCAAGCCCTTCTTAACGCTTTCTATTTTCTTAGTGGTAAAAGTATTGGAAAGGTGAGTTTAGATCTTAAAAGTTATTTGGTGGTATCGCTAATCTATAAGTTGATGTATCAAGTGAACAGTGATAAAGCAATTCGGCATGTAGCAACCGAGTTGCAGCGTATTAGTTTTAATCTCTTTTTGTATGAACTTCGATGCATTTATGGGTATTTTGTTAGTGATTATCACTTGAGTTTTACAAGAAATGAAAATTTGACTATTCAGTTTTTAAATATTCTAGCGATTCATTTTAAAGAGCAACACAGGGTACAGTTTTATGCAGGTGTTTTATATGTTACGGCTGGGTATCTGAACAAAGTGGTCAAGCAGACAGCAGGTAAACCAGTAAAGAGAATTCTTGAAGAAACCCTTATCATGGAAGCGAAAAATAGGCTTGATGATGATCAAATTACTATCAATCGGTTATCTGAGGAATTGGGATTTAATAGTCCTTCTTCATTTAGCACCTTTTTCAAAAAGCATGTTGGAATAGCACCGTCAGTATACCGTAGTAGTTTAAGCAAGTAG
- a CDS encoding helix-turn-helix domain-containing protein: MKRFSILLLLVPLWIQSQNTSFKVPDSIQNKDFAYLEDRIDQFKNDSTRAAIYLFTYIKKAKREHNWQELKNGYQNLMHMSPSSMRIIYADSMVYAAKRSKDNAAIGSAFLTKGIVLFSIKKHKEALDDYLIANEYIAKTNDFYLIYKVKYNIAQLKNNMGLYDEAISLLRQCVTYYKNNHDRAYLNSLHSLGLSYNKVGNYGLCSITNEEGVKESEKRSSLEMIAYFQHSEGVNQYFLNNYQKAIDNLKSTMPEIESNNDFANEAVGNFYIGKSYWELKKYESAIPYFKKVDQILNSKQFIRRDLLETFVLLINYYKTKKDDNLHLYYIDQLLKADHLLLETNSYLVSKVSKEYDNKNILIEKQKLEGQVNGQKSNNLIFIVLVTLIFLTLLFVSYRNFKIKSTYKKNYDALMNKSIQPTKEITPIQHAGIADINTAAVNELIRQLEKWEQGKKFLDKEITLVKLAATFNSNTKYLSLVVYHHRHKKFATYVNDLKIDYLINALKESKLLQQYTNKALAEEIGFSSTQRFANAFKARANMPTAFYIAQLNKEE, from the coding sequence ATGAAGAGATTTTCTATACTACTGTTACTTGTACCCCTGTGGATACAATCTCAGAATACCTCGTTCAAAGTTCCAGACTCCATTCAAAATAAAGATTTTGCTTATTTGGAGGACCGAATAGATCAGTTTAAAAATGACAGTACCAGAGCTGCCATATACTTATTTACTTATATCAAAAAAGCGAAAAGGGAACACAACTGGCAGGAGCTTAAAAACGGTTATCAAAACTTAATGCACATGTCCCCTTCATCAATGCGGATAATTTACGCTGACAGCATGGTATATGCAGCAAAAAGGTCAAAAGATAATGCTGCAATAGGTAGTGCATTCTTGACCAAAGGAATAGTTTTGTTCTCCATTAAAAAACACAAAGAGGCATTAGATGACTATCTAATTGCTAATGAATATATAGCCAAAACAAATGATTTCTACCTGATTTATAAAGTGAAATATAACATTGCACAGCTGAAGAACAACATGGGGCTTTATGACGAAGCCATCTCTTTATTGAGACAATGTGTCACCTACTATAAAAATAATCATGATAGAGCATATCTAAATTCACTCCATTCACTGGGACTGTCATATAATAAAGTGGGGAATTACGGCTTGTGCTCCATAACTAACGAGGAAGGAGTCAAAGAAAGTGAAAAGCGTAGTAGTCTAGAAATGATTGCTTATTTCCAGCACTCGGAAGGTGTGAACCAATATTTTCTAAATAATTACCAAAAGGCTATTGATAATTTAAAAAGTACAATGCCTGAAATAGAAAGTAACAACGATTTTGCCAATGAGGCTGTAGGGAATTTTTACATTGGGAAAAGTTATTGGGAACTTAAAAAATATGAAAGTGCCATCCCATATTTTAAAAAAGTAGACCAAATTTTAAACAGTAAACAATTTATAAGACGAGATTTATTAGAAACTTTTGTGTTATTAATTAACTACTACAAAACAAAAAAAGATGATAATCTACATTTGTATTATATAGACCAACTACTTAAAGCAGATCATTTACTGCTTGAAACTAACAGTTACTTGGTTTCCAAAGTGAGCAAGGAGTATGATAATAAGAATATTTTGATTGAAAAACAAAAATTAGAGGGACAGGTAAATGGACAAAAATCCAACAACTTAATTTTCATAGTCCTTGTAACATTAATATTCTTAACTCTTCTTTTCGTAAGCTATCGCAACTTTAAAATCAAAAGTACATACAAAAAAAATTATGACGCACTAATGAATAAAAGCATCCAGCCTACAAAAGAAATCACCCCAATACAACATGCTGGAATAGCTGACATCAATACTGCAGCGGTTAATGAATTAATTAGGCAATTAGAAAAATGGGAACAGGGAAAGAAATTCCTAGATAAAGAAATAACCTTAGTAAAACTAGCCGCTACTTTTAACTCCAATACTAAATATCTTTCTCTTGTTGTGTACCATCACCGCCATAAGAAATTTGCTACCTACGTTAATGACTTGAAAATTGATTATCTGATCAACGCTCTCAAAGAAAGTAAACTTCTGCAACAGTATACAAATAAAGCACTGGCTGAAGAAATTGGATTTAGTTCTACCCAACGTTTTGCGAATGCTTTTAAGGCAAGAGCCAATATGCCTACAGCTTTTTATATAGCACAACTTAATAAAGAAGAATAG
- a CDS encoding histone H1, with product MKDLIEKINAEFETFKTESESLTEKGVKAAGARARKATLELEKLLKEFRKVSVEQSKK from the coding sequence ATGAAAGATTTAATCGAAAAAATAAACGCAGAATTCGAAACATTTAAAACTGAATCCGAGTCGCTAACTGAAAAAGGTGTTAAAGCAGCTGGAGCAAGAGCTCGTAAAGCCACTTTAGAGTTAGAGAAACTATTAAAAGAATTTAGAAAAGTCTCTGTAGAACAATCAAAAAAGTAA
- a CDS encoding TonB-dependent receptor, with translation MKIIILVAAAFLSVQAFSQSNLKGKITDQNNQTVIGATVQIKEIGNSTITDVSGDYLLSNINGGTYSVRIEMLGYQTKVKSFTFDGTSSIVYNVTLSDDMSRLDEVVISASRHSEYLSEIPASVTVVGQAKLQDFAKSTSNISEILEFTVPGLAMSSGTFSNWGQTLRGRSLLVMVDGIPQSSPLRNGQLGIKSITPNDISRVEVIKGATSIFGNGGNGGFINYITKKPNSFKKIEGSTNVWGTSNLAETKDALGFGVYQSFQGNLDKFSYYISGSYEETGNKYDAKGVPLLPTYGFDNSKIYSALGKIDYQLSENQKITLGGNFYKSVQNSPFIPVAAKVEVFNKEGDYTITAGYGKKGTIVGEKANGSILGNGQLTYNLNNIFSETTDFQTDLYYQNTENIFFYSDKFENGGQSVINAEKYGLRPNFITKLSDNKAADITLTYGVDLLRDKTNQGLLDGRLWVPNIEMTSWAPYAQSTLKFNEKWVVKTGLRYDDINMDIVDYSTLPYSAKSDGNFTPSVDVQGGKLNFNNLAFNFGVRYIEHQEFIPYISYSQGFSIADLGSVLRSATASNINDIQLEAAVTKNYEFGFLSRFSNLKLEAVGYYSTSSLGTGIVFVDELNTFQPSKQPQRIYGAEVAVDYFTPNDKWQFGTSYSYVEGTKYNVGDENNLSYLGGDVISAPKLTVYANWKPIPKVSTSIRVTNSGDRERFDPFLNAKTNNYEFRHTEFPVSGYTLVNLSLAYQLEPNLSVSLAINNLLNEYYLPARSQWASPLKTFTGAGEGANAKVSLQYNF, from the coding sequence ATGAAAATTATTATTTTAGTTGCTGCTGCATTTCTATCAGTTCAGGCATTTTCGCAATCAAATTTAAAGGGTAAAATTACAGATCAAAATAATCAGACGGTCATCGGGGCGACTGTGCAAATTAAAGAAATAGGAAATAGTACGATTACAGATGTTTCTGGAGATTATTTGTTGTCTAACATAAATGGGGGAACTTATTCAGTTAGGATTGAAATGCTTGGTTATCAAACTAAAGTCAAGAGTTTTACGTTTGATGGTACTAGCTCAATAGTATACAATGTTACATTATCAGATGATATGAGCCGTTTAGATGAAGTTGTAATCTCTGCCAGTCGGCATTCTGAATATTTATCAGAAATTCCAGCTTCTGTAACGGTAGTTGGACAAGCTAAATTGCAAGACTTTGCTAAATCTACTTCAAATATTAGTGAAATACTAGAGTTTACAGTGCCAGGTTTAGCGATGTCTTCAGGTACTTTTTCTAACTGGGGACAAACATTACGTGGCCGATCTTTACTAGTTATGGTCGACGGTATTCCGCAGTCTTCACCTTTAAGAAACGGGCAATTAGGAATAAAATCAATTACTCCTAATGATATTAGTCGCGTGGAGGTTATAAAAGGAGCTACTTCTATTTTTGGTAACGGTGGTAACGGTGGTTTTATTAATTACATCACTAAAAAACCTAATTCTTTCAAAAAAATTGAAGGCTCCACCAATGTTTGGGGTACATCTAATCTCGCTGAAACAAAAGACGCATTAGGATTTGGAGTTTACCAATCCTTTCAAGGGAATTTAGATAAATTCAGTTATTATATTAGTGGGAGTTATGAAGAAACGGGTAATAAATATGATGCTAAAGGCGTTCCTCTTTTACCAACCTATGGATTTGATAATTCTAAAATATACAGTGCGTTAGGAAAGATTGACTATCAATTATCTGAAAATCAAAAAATAACGCTAGGAGGTAATTTTTATAAATCGGTGCAAAACTCTCCATTTATTCCTGTAGCTGCAAAAGTTGAAGTTTTTAATAAGGAAGGAGATTATACTATAACAGCTGGATATGGTAAAAAAGGGACTATTGTGGGAGAAAAAGCTAATGGTTCGATCCTTGGTAATGGACAATTAACCTATAATTTAAATAATATATTTTCTGAAACCACAGACTTTCAAACTGATTTGTATTACCAAAATACGGAGAACATTTTCTTTTATTCTGATAAGTTTGAAAACGGAGGTCAATCGGTAATAAACGCAGAAAAATATGGCTTAAGACCAAATTTTATCACGAAGTTGTCAGACAACAAAGCGGCAGATATTACACTTACGTATGGTGTAGATTTACTTAGAGATAAAACCAATCAAGGGCTATTGGATGGTAGGTTATGGGTGCCTAATATCGAAATGACTAGCTGGGCGCCTTACGCACAATCTACACTTAAATTTAATGAAAAATGGGTTGTCAAAACAGGTTTGCGTTATGATGATATTAATATGGATATTGTTGATTATAGTACTTTGCCGTATTCCGCTAAGAGTGATGGTAACTTTACCCCGTCTGTAGACGTACAAGGTGGTAAATTAAACTTTAATAATCTCGCCTTTAATTTTGGTGTACGCTATATTGAGCACCAAGAATTTATACCATATATAAGTTATTCACAAGGTTTTTCAATTGCAGATTTAGGTTCTGTATTGCGTTCTGCAACAGCAAGTAATATTAATGATATTCAGTTAGAAGCTGCAGTAACTAAAAACTATGAATTTGGTTTTTTATCTAGATTTAGTAACCTGAAGTTGGAGGCTGTTGGATATTACAGCACCTCTAGTTTGGGTACGGGAATTGTATTCGTTGACGAGCTAAATACATTCCAACCTTCAAAACAACCACAACGCATTTATGGTGCAGAGGTTGCTGTAGATTATTTTACACCAAACGATAAATGGCAATTTGGAACCTCTTATTCGTATGTTGAAGGTACAAAATATAATGTAGGAGATGAAAATAACTTAAGCTATTTGGGAGGTGATGTAATCTCTGCACCAAAATTGACTGTATATGCAAACTGGAAACCGATACCAAAAGTAAGTACTTCTATTAGAGTTACCAATTCCGGAGACAGAGAGAGGTTTGATCCTTTTTTAAATGCAAAAACTAACAATTATGAATTTAGACATACTGAGTTTCCAGTAAGTGGTTATACTTTAGTTAATCTTTCTTTAGCATACCAGTTAGAACCTAACTTGTCTGTATCCTTAGCGATAAATAATTTGTTAAACGAATATTATCTACCTGCAAGATCGCAATGGGCATCCCCATTAAAAACATTCACAGGAGCTGGCGAAGGCGCTAATGCTAAAGTAAGTTTACAATATAATTTTTAA
- a CDS encoding PepSY-associated TM helix domain-containing protein: MALGNIVRKFHLWVGITCGLVASISGISGAMYVWQPELSAALNPELLKLKNIDSLEEAVFLKTAASLTATHSDSISKMFLPYREQQTISIEFKNGKTNYYNSENGQFLGERSASIVFFENLLKFHRTLLIPKIGKYVTGTSTIIFLLVILLSGIYIWYKTYSATLKNGFKIKWKSKKKKFNFDLHKVLGVSFFIPLLTIAFTGAYFTYNSYYKKALSVLDSKTILKQEIQNSNPTSFAAILSNSDKSYALRAIYYPNDANDNYRFRYIESRFKTQGLRKTKELTVSTNLKIISLTDYKNDATSNRVAAQFYPVHIGEIAGPFGRILVFIAGLIPITLYITGFRIYLFKKRRKKKFLVDGN; this comes from the coding sequence ATGGCTTTAGGGAATATAGTGCGTAAATTTCATCTTTGGGTAGGTATTACATGTGGTTTAGTAGCTTCGATTTCTGGCATTTCTGGTGCTATGTACGTGTGGCAACCAGAACTCAGCGCGGCTCTTAACCCAGAGCTATTAAAATTGAAAAACATAGATAGTTTAGAGGAGGCCGTTTTTTTAAAAACGGCAGCCTCTTTAACAGCAACACACTCAGATAGTATTAGTAAAATGTTCTTGCCGTATAGAGAGCAGCAAACAATTTCTATTGAATTTAAAAACGGGAAAACCAATTATTATAATTCAGAAAATGGGCAGTTTTTAGGAGAGAGGTCAGCTTCAATTGTGTTTTTTGAAAATTTGTTAAAATTTCACCGTACCCTTTTAATTCCAAAAATAGGAAAGTATGTGACTGGAACAAGTACCATTATTTTCCTTCTAGTGATATTGCTTTCGGGTATCTATATTTGGTACAAAACCTATAGTGCTACCCTTAAAAACGGTTTTAAAATTAAATGGAAGAGTAAGAAAAAGAAATTCAACTTCGATCTTCACAAGGTATTGGGCGTTAGCTTTTTTATCCCACTTTTGACAATTGCCTTTACAGGTGCCTACTTTACCTATAATTCCTATTATAAAAAGGCGCTATCAGTGCTAGATAGTAAAACAATTCTTAAACAAGAAATACAAAACAGCAATCCCACTTCCTTTGCAGCGATTTTGTCGAATTCCGATAAAAGTTATGCCTTGCGTGCCATATATTATCCTAACGATGCAAATGATAACTATAGATTTAGGTATATTGAGAGTAGATTTAAAACGCAAGGACTTAGAAAAACCAAAGAACTGACGGTCAGCACAAACCTAAAAATAATCTCTTTAACAGATTATAAGAATGATGCTACTAGCAACCGTGTAGCAGCACAATTTTACCCTGTACACATTGGTGAAATTGCAGGACCATTTGGTAGGATTCTTGTTTTTATTGCTGGACTTATTCCAATTACATTGTATATAACTGGCTTTAGGATATATCTTTTCAAGAAGCGCAGGAAAAAGAAGTTTCTGGTTGACGGCAATTAA
- the ltrA gene encoding group II intron reverse transcriptase/maturase, giving the protein MIARVVHPYNLQKALEHVISNRGSAGVDGVKVSQLKEGFPKRKPQLLEDIANGNYCSQPILGVEIPKGNGKVRLLGVPTTTDRVLQQAVSQVIAPLFETEFSSNSFGFRPNKNARQAVGQSRDYIHQGLNHIVDIDLKNFFDEVDHCLLLNLVYRKVKCKTTMRLIRKWLRAPIQIKGKLQKRRKGVPQGSPLSPLLSNILLHELDKEMTRRKYKFVRYADDFSIYCTSHNGAKATAQALVKFLKTKLKLTINEEKSGIKRPVHFTILGFGFVPTYKKGSKNDYQLVVAEKAWKKLKEKLKSISRKTAPVKLEDRIAKINEIQRGWLNYFRGTSIMGKLRDIDGWLRNRLRYCIWHDWKKPERKRKNLIRLGIDQDHAYAWSRTRKGGWAIAQSPILGSTITLKRLKQKGYQSLTDVYIELNPSLCEPPNT; this is encoded by the coding sequence ATGATTGCACGAGTAGTACATCCTTACAATCTTCAAAAAGCATTGGAACATGTTATTTCCAATCGAGGCAGTGCAGGCGTTGATGGCGTAAAAGTCAGCCAACTCAAAGAAGGTTTTCCGAAACGAAAACCACAACTGCTAGAAGATATTGCAAACGGAAACTACTGCTCACAACCCATTTTGGGAGTAGAAATTCCTAAGGGGAACGGCAAAGTCCGTCTTTTGGGAGTTCCTACCACTACCGACCGAGTGTTGCAACAAGCCGTATCGCAGGTTATAGCACCATTATTCGAAACCGAGTTTAGTAGCAATAGTTTTGGATTTCGCCCCAACAAGAATGCCCGACAAGCCGTTGGACAATCACGGGACTACATCCATCAAGGGTTGAACCACATTGTGGACATTGACCTCAAGAACTTCTTTGATGAAGTAGACCATTGTTTATTACTGAATTTAGTCTATCGAAAAGTGAAATGTAAAACTACGATGCGACTCATCCGAAAATGGTTGCGTGCGCCAATACAAATCAAAGGAAAACTACAGAAAAGACGCAAGGGCGTTCCGCAAGGAAGTCCACTCAGTCCGTTATTGTCGAATATTCTACTCCATGAATTGGACAAAGAAATGACAAGACGCAAATACAAATTTGTACGTTATGCCGATGATTTTAGTATTTATTGTACGAGCCACAACGGGGCAAAAGCGACAGCACAAGCACTTGTTAAATTCTTGAAAACAAAGCTCAAACTGACCATCAACGAGGAGAAAAGCGGGATAAAACGTCCTGTTCACTTCACGATTTTGGGATTCGGATTTGTGCCAACTTACAAGAAAGGAAGCAAGAACGATTATCAATTGGTAGTGGCAGAAAAAGCATGGAAGAAACTAAAAGAAAAGCTCAAAAGCATTAGCCGTAAAACCGCACCAGTCAAACTAGAAGACCGTATTGCCAAGATAAACGAAATTCAGCGAGGATGGTTAAACTATTTTCGGGGAACAAGTATCATGGGAAAATTACGTGACATAGATGGCTGGTTAAGAAACCGACTTCGGTACTGCATTTGGCACGACTGGAAAAAACCCGAACGGAAAAGGAAAAACCTCATACGACTAGGAATTGACCAAGACCACGCCTATGCATGGAGTCGGACTCGAAAAGGTGGTTGGGCGATTGCTCAGAGTCCAATTTTGGGGTCTACCATCACTTTGAAGCGCTTAAAACAAAAAGGGTATCAATCATTAACCGATGTTTATATCGAACTTAACCCATCTCTTTGCGAACCGCCGAATACGTGA
- a CDS encoding PIN domain-containing protein, whose translation MKYLLDTNICVHFLRGKFEVDKMLKAKGVENCYISEITVLELRFGAENSLDKVKSHKAVDIFLKGIVIIPIFGSIKKYAEEKVRLNKLGKPQNDEFDLLIGVTAVENKLILVTENIKDFERLNGIEIENWIVRK comes from the coding sequence ATGAAATATTTACTTGACACCAATATCTGTGTACATTTTCTACGTGGAAAATTCGAAGTTGATAAAATGCTAAAAGCAAAGGGTGTCGAAAATTGCTATATTTCTGAAATAACTGTTTTAGAATTACGATTTGGTGCTGAAAATAGTCTTGATAAAGTTAAATCACATAAAGCTGTAGATATTTTTTTAAAAGGAATTGTAATAATTCCAATTTTTGGATCTATAAAAAAATACGCAGAAGAAAAAGTTCGCTTAAATAAACTTGGCAAACCTCAAAATGATGAATTTGATTTATTAATTGGTGTTACAGCAGTAGAAAATAAATTAATTTTAGTAACTGAAAACATCAAAGATTTCGAAAGATTAAATGGAATTGAAATCGAAAATTGGATTGTGCGCAAATAA
- a CDS encoding transposase codes for MKHHKTSACLSCELFKKCTKNARGRLIERSQHADLIYKNKVRIENNYEIYRRRQAIVEHPYGVIKRQWDFYYIMTKKSIKHASADVGLIFTAYNLKRIFNLVDLNMLKMYLKRTALFYWLNKTHLKAFYAVVNFEINVSAFFKSRNYCSGNGLYLPQN; via the coding sequence ATGAAGCATCATAAAACCAGTGCTTGCTTGAGTTGCGAGCTTTTTAAAAAGTGTACCAAAAACGCAAGAGGCCGACTTATTGAACGTTCCCAACATGCCGATTTAATTTATAAAAATAAGGTCAGAATTGAAAATAATTATGAAATCTACCGACGGCGCCAAGCCATTGTCGAGCATCCATATGGCGTGATTAAACGACAATGGGACTTCTATTACATCATGACTAAAAAATCCATCAAACACGCCAGTGCTGATGTGGGATTGATTTTTACCGCCTACAATCTCAAGCGCATTTTTAATCTCGTTGACCTAAATATGTTGAAAATGTACTTAAAACGTACGGCTTTGTTTTATTGGCTCAATAAAACTCATTTAAAAGCTTTTTACGCCGTTGTAAATTTTGAAATAAATGTGAGCGCATTTTTTAAAAGTCGAAATTATTGTTCGGGAAATGGGTTATATTTACCTCAAAATTAA
- a CDS encoding IS110 family transposase, with the protein MSTQITTSPKVYIGLDIHKKTWTVSIQTDLFFHKTYSMPSKSCDLEQYVTNNFHNHEVYLVYEVGCCGFSVARYFLNLGWNVLVVNPADVKTGNKERYQKTDALDAKNLSNQLKSGTLKGINIPTEDEDQFTSLARHRTQVTKKLRTTKLHIKSLLLFHAIEIPVEYDNSNWSNGFIEWLEKVKFSTTCGDLALQGKIRMYKFVKTEYLEIANQMRAYCRKSHKEDYNLLKSIPGIGGYLASVIIAECGDLRRFNTEGQFASFVGIVPGIHNSGGSEKCLGITPRSRSQLRSYLIEAAWMAVRKDLEMQQYYRKHQGKNVKSIIVKVAHKMTRRILAVIKTQTPYKINKNIVLEKSIA; encoded by the coding sequence ATGAGTACTCAAATTACTACTAGTCCAAAAGTATATATTGGTTTGGATATACACAAGAAAACATGGACAGTTTCCATTCAGACCGATTTATTTTTCCATAAAACGTATTCTATGCCTTCAAAATCTTGTGATTTAGAGCAATATGTAACTAATAATTTTCATAATCATGAGGTTTATTTAGTTTATGAAGTAGGTTGTTGTGGGTTTTCTGTAGCTCGCTATTTTTTAAATTTAGGATGGAATGTACTAGTGGTCAATCCAGCTGACGTGAAAACAGGAAATAAAGAACGCTATCAGAAAACAGATGCTTTGGATGCCAAAAATTTATCCAACCAGTTGAAATCTGGCACTTTAAAAGGAATCAATATCCCTACAGAGGATGAGGATCAGTTCACTAGTTTGGCACGCCATAGAACACAGGTTACAAAAAAATTGAGGACAACTAAATTGCATATCAAGAGTTTATTGTTGTTTCACGCAATAGAAATCCCCGTAGAATATGATAATTCGAATTGGTCTAATGGTTTTATAGAATGGTTAGAAAAGGTGAAATTTAGTACTACTTGTGGAGATTTAGCTTTACAAGGAAAAATTAGAATGTATAAATTTGTAAAAACAGAATATTTAGAAATTGCCAATCAAATGCGAGCCTATTGTCGAAAAAGCCACAAAGAAGATTACAATTTATTGAAGAGTATTCCTGGTATTGGGGGTTATCTAGCCTCTGTTATTATTGCAGAATGTGGTGATTTGAGGCGTTTCAATACCGAGGGACAATTTGCTAGTTTTGTTGGAATTGTTCCTGGAATACATAATAGCGGTGGTAGCGAGAAATGTTTGGGAATAACTCCTCGGAGCCGAAGTCAATTACGAAGCTACTTGATTGAAGCGGCTTGGATGGCTGTGAGGAAAGATCTTGAAATGCAACAGTATTATAGAAAACATCAAGGAAAAAATGTAAAAAGCATCATCGTAAAAGTAGCACATAAAATGACTCGAAGGATATTAGCAGTTATTAAGACACAAACCCCATATAAAATTAATAAAAACATAGTTTTAGAAAAATCAATAGCATAA